The DNA region CAACGGTGCAGTTCTCCGGCGAGTACGCTTTCGGCTGGTTGCGCACAGAGACCGGCGTTCATCGTCTGGTTCGTAAGTCCCCATTCGACTCCGGCAACCGTCGTCACACCTCCTTCTCTTCGGTGTTTGTTTCTCCGGAGATTGATGACAATGTTGAGATTGAGATCAATCCGGCCGACCTGCGAATCGATACGTACCGTTCCAGTGGTGCGGGCGGTCAGCACGTAAACACCACCGACTCTGCGGTGCGTATTACCCACGAACCGTCCGGTATTGTGGTGCAGTGCCAGAACCAGCGCTCCCAGCATCAGAACAAGGATAAGGCGATGCAGCAGCTGAAAGCGAAGCTGTACGAGCAGGAAATGCAGAGGCGTACTGCCGACGCTCAGGCGCTGGAGGATACCAAATCCGATATTGGTTGGGGCAGTCAGATTCGTTCCTACGTGCTGGACGACTCCCGTATCAAGGATTTGCGCACTAACGTTGAGACCCGTAATACCCAGGCCGTACTGGACGGGGATCTGGACAAGTTTATCGAGGCCAGCCTCAAGCAGGGTCTGTAATCACAACCTTTTTTAGAAAGACTTTTTGAAAAGGCTTTTTTTGAGAAGACTTTTTTTGGAAAAACAATGTCTGAAGAACAAATGATCGACGCGCAGGAAGAGAACCGCCTGGTTGCCCTGCGCCGTGAAAAGCTGGCGGCTATCCGCGCTGAACGGGTCGCTTTCCCGAACAAGTTTCGTCGTGACGCTTATGCGGCTGATTTGCAGGAACAATACAAAGAAGCCGGTAAAGAAGAACTGCTGGAAGCGGGCCACAAAGTCCGGGTCGCTGGTCGTATCATGCTGAACCGTGGTGCGTTCATGGAGATTCAGGATGCTTCCGGCCGTATTCAGGTTTACGTAAACCGTAAAGTGCTGGATAAGAGCACCCTGAAAGAAGTTAAAACCTGGGATATGGGCGATATCATCGGCGCCGAAGGTACAGTGCAACGATCCGGAAAGGGCGACCTGTATGTGGATATGGAAGGCGTGGAGCTGTTGACCAAGTCCCTGCGTCCGCTGCCAGACAAGCACAAGGGTCTGACGGATACGGAAATGCGCTATCGTCAGCGTTACGTGGACCTGATCATGAACGATGAGTCCCGTGATGCTTTCCGTGTGCGTTCCCGTATTATTCAGGTGATCCGCGACTACTTCCACAAGAATGAATACATGGAAGTAGAAACGCCGATGCTGCAAACCATTCCGGGTGGGGCGACAGCGCGTCCGTTTGTGACCCATCACAATGCTCTGGATATGGAGATGTTCCTGCGTATTGCACCGGAACTGTACCTGAAGCGTCTGGTCGTGGGTGGTTTCGAGCGTGTGTTCGAAATTAACCGCAACTTCCGTAACGAAGGTCTGTCTACCCGTCATAACCCGGAATTCACCATGATTGAGTTCTACCAGGCGTATGCGGATTACATTGACATGATGGATCACACCGAAACCCTGTTCCGCCTGCTGGCTGAAGAAGTGACCGGTAGCACCAAAGTGACGTATCAGGGTACGGAACTGGACTTCGGCAAGCCATTTGCCCGCATGTCTGTGTTTGAATCTATCCTGCACTTTAACCCTGAGCTGGAAGCGGCGGATATTGACAATATCGAATCTGCAACCGCCGTGGCGAAGAAACTGGGTATCGAAGTGAAAGACATCTGGGGGCTGGGCAAGATCCAGATTGAGATCTTCGAAGAGACCGTTGAAGAGCGCCTGATCGACCCAACCTTTATCACTCAGTATCCGACTGAAGTGTCTCCGCTGGCTCGTCGCAGCGATGAAGACCCGTTTGTCAGTGACCGTTTTGAGTTCTTCGTGGGTGGTCGTGAAATTGCCAACGGTTTTTCCGAGTTGAACGACGCGGAAGACCAGGCAGAACGCTTCCGTCAGCAGGTGGCGGAGAAGGATGCGGGTGATGATGAAGCCATGCATTACGATGCAGACTACATCAATGCTCTGGAATACGGCCTGCCACCAACAGCGGGTGAAGGTATCGGTATTGACCGTCTGGTGATGCTGTTTACCGACGCACCTTCTATTCGGGACGTGCTGCTGTTCCCGCACATGCGTCCACAGGTTTAATGCCTGCCGGTGCAGCTGGTCGAGCCAGATCAGCTGTGCCTCTCCTTTCGTCTGCTGTCAGAAAACCCTGTTTATGTCTGGGTTTTTGTCTTAGCCGTCCAGTTAATCTGCTTAAACATAGTCCAGTCCCGAACGGATGCATGAGCCTGCGGATGCTGCTCTTGAAACCCTGTTCTGAGGCTGGCTTTTTTACGAACTTTGGGCATAAGTGCCGGTTAGATTCTATACTGCTTCACCATCTCACCCGGCAGGGCTTTACAGGTCTGTGTTCAGGCAGTCTCTGCGGGAGAGTTCCGGCAATGCCCGATTGAGGGCATTGCGACAAACAATAAGTCAATGTAGCCGTTGTCAGCGAGCGCCTGACAGTGATGAGGGCTTATTACAGAAGATTAACAGGCAAACGGTATAAGGCATTTCCTCATGGAAGCAACGAACTGTGAAGTAGTGAGTGACTCTCTTTCTCAGACCAGTAAAGACAATGGTACTTCCTCCAGCGGATCGTCAAATGGAAATGAAGCCCTGAAGTATCAGGGACGAAAAACCAGTCGTGCCAACAGTGAGCAGCGACGTCGCATTATTCTTGAAGCGGCATTGCGCATTGTTGTGCGAGATGGTGTCAGAGGCGTCCGCCACCGCGCGGTTGCCAGGGAAGCCGAGGTTCCACTGTCTGCAACCACTTATTATTTCAAAGATATTTCAGATCTCATTACAGACACCTTTACGTTGTTTGTGGAAATGGGGGCGGAAAAATTCAAGGCGTTCTGGGAAGAGTCTGACTCCAAGCTGCAGGAGGCCCTGGCGCTGCTGGGTGGACAGGATTCAGCCAGTCTCAGTCAGGAAGTCAGGCTGGTGTTTGTGGAGAGAATGGTAGATCTGGCGGTGCATTATATTGTTACGCAGCTAAGGGATCACCGGGATTATCTGATTGCAGAACGATCGTTTCAGCTTGAATGCCTGCGTAATGAAAATCTTCGTCCTGTGGCATTTAATCACCAGTCTTACCTGTTAAACAGTCTGGAAAGCTTCTTCCGGCGTGTGGGTTCAGAGAAGCCTGATATTGATGCCCAGCTCTTTTCTGCGGTTATTATGCAGGTTGAATATCAATGCATGGTTCAACCCGGTGACGAGCCTGACACCGGGTTGATTCGCAGCAGGTTAATGCGTCAGATCAGCCTG from Endozoicomonas sp. NE40 includes:
- the prfB gene encoding peptide chain release factor 2 (programmed frameshift), with translation MLEVNPIKERIKDLTARTDVLRGYLDYAHKSERLQEVERELEDPDVWNEPERAQALGKERSILEGIVSTIDTMTSGLEDSAELLDMSVEEQDEDGVDSVVEELDELTQKLEILEFKRMFAGEMDPNNAYLDIQSGSGGTEAQDWANMMLRMYLRWGEQKGFKTEIIEVSAGDVAGIKSATVQFSGEYAFGWLRTETGVHRLVRKSPFDSGNRRHTSFSSVFVSPEIDDNVEIEINPADLRIDTYRSSGAGGQHVNTTDSAVRITHEPSGIVVQCQNQRSQHQNKDKAMQQLKAKLYEQEMQRRTADAQALEDTKSDIGWGSQIRSYVLDDSRIKDLRTNVETRNTQAVLDGDLDKFIEASLKQGL
- the lysS gene encoding lysine--tRNA ligase; amino-acid sequence: MSEEQMIDAQEENRLVALRREKLAAIRAERVAFPNKFRRDAYAADLQEQYKEAGKEELLEAGHKVRVAGRIMLNRGAFMEIQDASGRIQVYVNRKVLDKSTLKEVKTWDMGDIIGAEGTVQRSGKGDLYVDMEGVELLTKSLRPLPDKHKGLTDTEMRYRQRYVDLIMNDESRDAFRVRSRIIQVIRDYFHKNEYMEVETPMLQTIPGGATARPFVTHHNALDMEMFLRIAPELYLKRLVVGGFERVFEINRNFRNEGLSTRHNPEFTMIEFYQAYADYIDMMDHTETLFRLLAEEVTGSTKVTYQGTELDFGKPFARMSVFESILHFNPELEAADIDNIESATAVAKKLGIEVKDIWGLGKIQIEIFEETVEERLIDPTFITQYPTEVSPLARRSDEDPFVSDRFEFFVGGREIANGFSELNDAEDQAERFRQQVAEKDAGDDEAMHYDADYINALEYGLPPTAGEGIGIDRLVMLFTDAPSIRDVLLFPHMRPQV
- a CDS encoding TetR/AcrR family transcriptional regulator yields the protein MEATNCEVVSDSLSQTSKDNGTSSSGSSNGNEALKYQGRKTSRANSEQRRRIILEAALRIVVRDGVRGVRHRAVAREAEVPLSATTYYFKDISDLITDTFTLFVEMGAEKFKAFWEESDSKLQEALALLGGQDSASLSQEVRLVFVERMVDLAVHYIVTQLRDHRDYLIAERSFQLECLRNENLRPVAFNHQSYLLNSLESFFRRVGSEKPDIDAQLFSAVIMQVEYQCMVQPGDEPDTGLIRSRLMRQISLMLVG